A genomic stretch from Pararhizobium sp. IMCC21322 includes:
- a CDS encoding tripartite tricarboxylate transporter permease, with the protein MINILSESFWLVFDPLVFATLIIGTAFGIIAGALPGLGSVIAVTICLPFTYSLGQVPSIALLLAVYCGSVYGGSISAILINTPGTPQAAATTLDGYPMAVSGNADRALGWATFASVFGGVFSCLILIFAAPQLAALALNFGPIEICALIVLALTCIASVSRGSVAKGLLAGIMGLFIAIIGSDPLTGDMRYTFDIFVLSAGFDVIPVVVGLFALSEVFMRASEPQKAQARIIRYTGMILPSLSDLKGRWGVLLKSSGLGSAIGVLPGTGAATAAFIAYAEAKRSSPRKNEMGSGEPDGIIAPESANNAVTGSALVPALALGIPGDAVTAVMLTALIVNGVTPGVRLMADNPQIVYAAFIALFLANVVMFALAFASARLFAVVLRLPEALLMMSVILLSILGSYGVRGNVFDLYVMLAAGVVGFVLRVFGVPLAPIVIGLVLGPKFEVALRQGLILTDGSFWPFLSSPLALALFIAAGIAIVWPIYAARSKGRDQA; encoded by the coding sequence ATGATCAACATACTTTCTGAATCATTCTGGCTCGTATTCGACCCGCTTGTGTTTGCAACACTCATAATTGGCACTGCGTTCGGAATTATCGCCGGCGCGCTGCCCGGCCTGGGATCTGTGATCGCAGTCACCATCTGCTTGCCATTTACATATTCACTTGGGCAGGTTCCCTCTATTGCATTGCTGCTGGCGGTTTATTGCGGCTCTGTCTATGGCGGTTCAATCTCGGCCATCCTAATTAACACGCCCGGAACACCGCAAGCAGCGGCAACAACACTTGATGGATATCCCATGGCTGTGAGCGGCAATGCCGACCGGGCACTGGGATGGGCGACCTTCGCCAGTGTCTTTGGAGGTGTGTTCTCATGTTTGATACTCATTTTTGCCGCACCTCAGCTTGCCGCCCTGGCCTTGAACTTCGGGCCTATCGAGATTTGCGCACTGATTGTCCTCGCTCTGACCTGTATTGCATCTGTGTCCCGGGGCTCAGTCGCAAAGGGATTGCTTGCCGGAATTATGGGCCTGTTTATTGCCATTATCGGATCAGACCCGCTGACTGGAGACATGAGGTACACGTTCGACATCTTCGTTCTGTCGGCTGGCTTCGATGTTATTCCGGTCGTCGTAGGACTGTTTGCCCTGTCTGAAGTTTTCATGCGAGCGTCTGAACCCCAAAAAGCACAGGCGCGTATAATCCGCTACACCGGCATGATCTTGCCCTCCTTGTCAGACCTCAAGGGACGCTGGGGAGTGTTGCTCAAAAGTTCGGGTCTTGGGTCTGCAATAGGCGTTCTGCCAGGGACTGGAGCAGCGACGGCTGCTTTCATCGCTTATGCCGAGGCAAAACGCTCATCGCCTCGCAAAAACGAAATGGGCAGCGGTGAGCCGGACGGCATAATTGCACCTGAAAGCGCTAACAACGCCGTGACAGGAAGTGCTCTTGTTCCTGCGCTTGCACTTGGCATTCCAGGTGATGCTGTGACTGCCGTGATGCTGACCGCACTTATTGTGAACGGGGTCACTCCCGGGGTCCGACTGATGGCCGATAACCCGCAGATCGTCTATGCTGCTTTCATCGCCCTGTTTCTTGCAAACGTCGTCATGTTCGCTCTGGCCTTCGCATCGGCGCGGCTTTTTGCGGTTGTGCTACGCCTGCCTGAAGCGCTTCTCATGATGTCTGTTATTTTGCTGAGCATTCTTGGCTCATATGGGGTGCGCGGGAATGTCTTCGATCTCTACGTCATGCTGGCGGCTGGGGTCGTCGGTTTCGTGCTGCGAGTCTTTGGTGTTCCGCTCGCGCCAATTGTCATCGGCCTTGTATTAGGACCAAAATTTGAGGTCGCTCTGCGTCAGGGGCTCATTTTGACAGATGGCAGTTTCTGGCCATTTCTTTCAAGCCCCCTGGCATTGGCATTGTTCATCGCAGCCGGTATCGCAATTGTCTGGCCAATTTATGCGGCGCGATCGAAAGGGCGTGACCAGGCGTAA
- a CDS encoding dihydroxy-acid dehydratase, translating into MSKQRPLRSARWFEQDSIRGFAHRQRTLQMGYRREDFMGRPVIGIINTHSDLATCHQHLRQRAEDAKRGVIRAGGFPVELPTFSLGEVLVKPTTMLYRNLLAIETEELLRSHPIDAAVLLGGCDKTTPGLLMGATSADIPAVFVPAGPMISGSFRGRPVGAGTHTKEYWDERRQGRITENDWLDLESAMTRSPGTCQTMGTASTMTCIVEAMGLTLPGAASIPAVDSAHPRMAADAGEVATRLATHGLPLTQLLTQAHFDNAAVALMALGGSTNAAIHLIAMARRAGLGDYKLDDLIAAGRDVAVLADLFPHGSYMMQDFHDAGGMPALLSRLQNRLNLDAVGVNGESLGSAIDGAQVWNDTVIRKIDNPVTDRPALAVVKGSLAPGGAVIKPSAASQKLLKHQGRAIVFDGPADMAARIDKEEINADDILVLRGGGPVGAPGMPEWGNLPIPKPLLEKGVKDIVRISDARMSGTHYGTCILHVSPESAVGGPLALVQTGDQIALDVSRGQLDLIVDESELDERRSNWRPPDAPRRGWPALYVAHVGQAEDGCDFDFLLADGLPVKDPEIF; encoded by the coding sequence ATGAGTAAGCAACGGCCCCTCCGGTCCGCTCGGTGGTTTGAGCAGGACAGCATCCGTGGGTTTGCCCACCGGCAAAGAACTCTTCAAATGGGCTACCGTCGCGAGGATTTCATGGGGCGGCCTGTGATTGGTATCATCAATACGCATTCCGACCTCGCGACTTGCCACCAACATCTTCGCCAACGGGCAGAAGATGCCAAGCGCGGCGTCATACGTGCCGGAGGCTTCCCGGTCGAGCTGCCAACTTTCTCGCTAGGTGAAGTGCTCGTTAAGCCGACAACCATGCTTTACCGCAATCTGCTCGCAATCGAGACTGAAGAGCTGCTGCGGTCGCATCCCATCGACGCGGCAGTGCTTCTGGGCGGATGCGACAAGACCACGCCAGGACTTTTGATGGGGGCTACGTCCGCTGACATTCCTGCTGTGTTTGTACCAGCTGGCCCCATGATTTCCGGTAGTTTTCGTGGTCGCCCGGTTGGCGCAGGAACGCACACAAAGGAATACTGGGACGAGCGCCGACAAGGTCGGATTACCGAGAATGACTGGCTGGACCTTGAATCCGCGATGACACGCTCGCCAGGCACGTGCCAGACGATGGGAACCGCATCGACCATGACCTGCATCGTTGAAGCGATGGGTCTGACATTGCCAGGTGCAGCGTCAATTCCCGCTGTAGATAGTGCGCACCCACGGATGGCAGCAGATGCCGGAGAAGTCGCGACCCGTCTGGCCACACATGGTTTGCCTCTGACGCAACTTCTGACGCAGGCGCATTTTGATAATGCAGCGGTTGCTCTGATGGCGCTGGGCGGTTCAACCAATGCGGCGATCCATCTGATAGCAATGGCGCGACGTGCTGGGCTCGGTGATTACAAGTTGGACGATCTTATCGCTGCCGGACGGGACGTGGCTGTATTGGCCGATCTCTTCCCCCATGGCTCTTATATGATGCAGGATTTCCACGATGCCGGAGGGATGCCTGCCTTGTTAAGCAGGCTGCAAAACCGTCTCAACCTGGATGCCGTTGGCGTGAACGGGGAAAGTCTTGGCTCGGCAATCGATGGTGCACAGGTCTGGAATGACACAGTCATTCGCAAAATCGACAATCCGGTAACAGATCGTCCAGCCCTTGCCGTTGTTAAAGGCAGCCTTGCGCCGGGTGGTGCCGTTATCAAGCCAAGCGCTGCCAGCCAGAAACTTCTGAAACACCAGGGCCGTGCCATCGTGTTCGATGGCCCAGCAGACATGGCAGCTCGCATCGACAAGGAAGAGATCAATGCCGATGACATTCTGGTGCTGCGGGGAGGCGGGCCTGTAGGGGCTCCAGGCATGCCGGAATGGGGCAACCTGCCCATACCGAAACCCTTATTGGAAAAAGGGGTGAAGGATATCGTACGCATCTCGGATGCGCGCATGAGTGGCACCCATTACGGCACATGCATTCTTCATGTTTCGCCTGAGAGTGCGGTCGGTGGCCCATTGGCGCTGGTACAGACCGGCGATCAGATCGCGCTGGATGTGAGCCGTGGACAGCTCGACTTGATCGTAGACGAAAGCGAATTGGATGAACGGCGGAGCAATTGGCGTCCGCCTGACGCGCCTCGGCGTGGTTGGCCTGCACTTTATGTCGCTCATGTCGGGCAGGCAGAGGATGGTTGCGATTTTGACTTTCTGCTCGCTGATGGGCTGCCCGTAAAAGACCCGGAGATTTTTTGA
- a CDS encoding mandelate racemase/muconate lactonizing enzyme family protein: MKIERIEVLPVRLPLKDVLKLARGVSRSLEEGKQIALVKMTSDDGTVGWGEAGPSRRWSAETIHSVTTTIRHVLAPVLIGRDVFDIAGLHAAMDMELAPGFDPGQPIAKGALDMAAHDLICKALGINLQTWLGAKRADRVELAYLVSQPGPDETAKAVEAALAEGFRAFKVKVGNTPAFDAEIVRTVHQVAPDSVVWVDANQGYDLDNALRAAKLFEAEGVELFEQPIPMTDIYGLKKLLSATTMNIALDESAMGLPLIIELLRRDAVEGLVCKVQKVGGIHYARQLCDLARNAGMKLIGSGLMDAPIGFAASVHVFAAYGIDYPVDLNGPQHLAGDYLRTPLPREGQAALVPQTPGLGCDIDEDRVRGELALELSI, encoded by the coding sequence ATGAAGATTGAACGAATTGAGGTGCTGCCAGTGCGTCTGCCGCTGAAAGATGTGCTGAAACTGGCGCGCGGCGTGTCACGCTCGCTCGAAGAGGGCAAGCAGATTGCGCTGGTGAAGATGACCAGCGACGACGGAACCGTGGGCTGGGGAGAAGCGGGGCCGAGCCGGCGTTGGTCTGCTGAAACCATCCATTCGGTCACGACGACAATCCGGCACGTTCTGGCACCGGTCTTGATCGGGCGCGACGTCTTTGACATTGCTGGACTTCACGCGGCGATGGACATGGAGTTAGCCCCCGGATTTGATCCCGGCCAGCCGATTGCAAAGGGCGCGCTGGATATGGCCGCGCATGATCTGATTTGCAAAGCGCTGGGGATCAACCTTCAGACATGGCTGGGTGCCAAGCGGGCGGACCGGGTTGAACTGGCCTATCTCGTCTCGCAACCAGGGCCGGATGAGACGGCCAAGGCAGTTGAGGCCGCACTGGCCGAAGGCTTCCGCGCCTTCAAGGTCAAGGTCGGTAACACTCCCGCCTTTGATGCTGAAATTGTGCGTACGGTACATCAGGTGGCCCCCGATTCAGTGGTGTGGGTCGATGCCAATCAGGGTTACGATCTGGACAACGCCCTGCGCGCGGCAAAACTTTTCGAGGCTGAAGGAGTTGAGCTCTTTGAACAGCCGATCCCAATGACCGATATTTACGGATTGAAGAAGCTGCTCTCGGCCACGACGATGAACATTGCCCTGGACGAATCCGCCATGGGGTTGCCGCTGATCATCGAGCTTTTGCGCCGCGATGCGGTCGAGGGACTGGTCTGCAAGGTACAGAAAGTGGGTGGCATCCATTATGCCCGACAACTCTGCGATCTGGCGCGGAACGCTGGAATGAAGCTCATCGGCTCGGGGCTCATGGACGCGCCCATCGGGTTTGCCGCCTCGGTGCATGTCTTCGCCGCCTATGGCATCGACTATCCTGTCGATCTGAACGGGCCGCAGCATCTGGCCGGAGATTACCTGCGCACACCGCTGCCGCGCGAAGGCCAGGCGGCACTTGTGCCCCAAACCCCAGGACTGGGCTGCGACATAGACGAGGACCGCGTACGCGGCGAGTTGGCGCTGGAGCTGTCTATTTAG
- a CDS encoding GntR family transcriptional regulator, with amino-acid sequence MKLDRLNRPESLADMASRELRAAIVDGRLKLGDQVSELRLSEMLGISKTPVREALLTLKREGLVKIDPQKATSIFHIDQNEIEAIRAFRELLEVRASQNAFAGDRTAFANGIGEVIEKMRVALGEGDRAEYRVLDAQFHDIILENGGNSYLSAAYKLVATKIGALRTRAQDSEKVVNSSMRMHTTLHELIEQGNVTKFCQLLRLHINNTGNDYMIWLNAQQD; translated from the coding sequence GTGAAGTTGGATCGTCTTAACCGGCCTGAATCGCTCGCAGACATGGCTTCGCGTGAACTGCGCGCTGCCATAGTGGATGGACGCCTTAAACTTGGCGATCAGGTCTCTGAACTTCGGCTTTCAGAGATGCTGGGGATAAGCAAGACCCCGGTGCGTGAGGCCCTCCTCACACTCAAACGTGAGGGTCTGGTCAAGATCGACCCACAGAAAGCCACATCAATTTTCCATATAGATCAAAATGAAATCGAGGCTATTCGCGCCTTCCGCGAATTGCTGGAAGTGCGTGCCTCACAAAATGCTTTTGCGGGGGACCGCACCGCTTTTGCCAATGGAATCGGTGAGGTCATTGAAAAAATGCGCGTCGCCCTTGGTGAAGGTGACCGAGCCGAATACAGAGTTCTGGATGCTCAATTCCACGATATAATTCTTGAAAATGGTGGAAATTCCTATTTGAGCGCAGCCTACAAACTTGTCGCCACTAAAATCGGCGCATTGCGCACCCGTGCGCAGGATTCCGAAAAGGTCGTGAACAGTTCCATGCGGATGCACACGACCTTGCATGAACTGATAGAGCAGGGAAACGTCACGAAATTTTGTCAATTGCTGCGGTTGCACATCAATAATACCGGAAATGACTATATGATCTGGTTGAACGCGCAGCAGGATTGA
- a CDS encoding tripartite tricarboxylate transporter permease, giving the protein MDFLLQGIPEVASFQVFLMLSLGLVVGIVIGSIPGLNVPLAVAIALPITFTVEPIAGLAMLVGIYKGGTYGGSLTAVLINVPGTPAAAATAIDGNELTRQGKAGKALKMSLYASVIAEFVSDIALIAFAVPMAVFALRIGPPESFSLGIFALTLVGVLSQGNMVKGLIAAAMGLFLSTFGVDPLSGEFRLTFGVRQLSGGWSFIALVIGVFAIAEALSILETSLTRLKRKGPLRLSDPEHCLDRDDWRRSLPVIGRSSIIGVFIGAIPGLGSAVSAYLNYGLSRSLSREPERFGKGAIEGVAAAEAGNNAVTSSTFVPLLTLGIPGDVITAIMLGAFIAHGLIPGPALFEQQGAFVAGFFLMIVMASALHLVIARLGMYAFIQTARVSNPVLFPAVLVLGVTGIFVSTSSYFDVYVMVGFGVMGYLMNRFGFPIAPLLIGFILGPLIEVGLRQAAIMGRGDLTIFLTRPISAIFLACALLTILVVGWREYADRQKRTDRQKEEPQI; this is encoded by the coding sequence ATGGATTTCCTACTTCAGGGGATTCCCGAGGTCGCGTCATTTCAGGTATTCCTGATGCTGTCTCTGGGGCTGGTGGTCGGGATCGTTATCGGCTCGATCCCTGGCCTGAACGTGCCACTGGCAGTGGCCATTGCCCTACCAATTACCTTCACCGTCGAACCTATTGCCGGTCTGGCTATGCTGGTCGGGATCTACAAGGGCGGCACCTATGGCGGGTCGCTGACCGCCGTACTGATAAATGTGCCTGGCACGCCAGCAGCGGCGGCGACCGCCATCGACGGCAACGAACTGACACGGCAGGGCAAAGCGGGCAAGGCGCTGAAAATGTCGCTCTACGCCTCCGTGATAGCGGAGTTCGTCAGCGACATCGCCCTTATCGCCTTTGCAGTGCCCATGGCAGTTTTCGCCTTGCGTATCGGCCCGCCCGAGAGCTTTTCGCTGGGTATCTTCGCGCTGACGCTGGTCGGTGTTTTGTCCCAAGGCAACATGGTCAAGGGCCTCATCGCGGCGGCCATGGGGCTGTTTCTGTCGACCTTTGGCGTCGATCCACTCAGCGGTGAGTTCCGACTGACATTCGGCGTCCGCCAGCTTTCCGGTGGCTGGTCATTCATCGCGTTGGTTATCGGCGTCTTCGCCATCGCCGAGGCGTTGAGCATTTTGGAGACAAGCCTGACGCGCCTGAAGCGCAAGGGGCCATTGCGGTTGAGCGATCCGGAGCATTGTCTGGACCGCGATGACTGGCGCCGTTCGCTACCGGTGATCGGTCGGTCGTCCATAATCGGAGTGTTCATTGGTGCCATTCCGGGATTGGGGTCTGCGGTGTCTGCCTATCTGAACTATGGATTGAGCCGCAGCCTGTCGCGTGAGCCTGAACGCTTCGGCAAAGGCGCCATCGAAGGTGTCGCGGCAGCGGAGGCAGGCAACAATGCCGTGACAAGTTCGACCTTCGTGCCGCTGCTGACGCTGGGCATTCCGGGCGACGTCATTACAGCGATTATGCTGGGTGCCTTTATCGCCCATGGGCTTATTCCCGGCCCCGCATTGTTCGAACAGCAGGGGGCGTTCGTCGCCGGTTTCTTCTTGATGATCGTGATGGCCTCGGCCCTGCATCTGGTGATCGCGCGCCTTGGCATGTACGCTTTCATACAAACCGCACGAGTGTCGAATCCGGTGCTCTTTCCTGCTGTTCTGGTGCTGGGCGTGACGGGGATTTTCGTTTCCACAAGCAGCTATTTCGACGTCTATGTCATGGTCGGCTTCGGCGTCATGGGCTATTTGATGAACCGGTTTGGCTTTCCCATCGCGCCACTGCTGATCGGCTTTATCCTTGGCCCGCTGATTGAGGTCGGGCTGCGTCAGGCGGCGATCATGGGGCGCGGCGATTTGACTATTTTCCTGACCCGGCCCATTTCCGCGATCTTCCTGGCTTGCGCGTTGCTGACCATTTTGGTGGTCGGATGGCGCGAATATGCGGACAGGCAAAAACGTACAGACCGGCAGAAAGAGGAGCCGCAGATATGA
- a CDS encoding HpcH/HpaI aldolase/citrate lyase family protein, whose translation MTNLLKQALLLRERPLIGCWTMFGSPLVAEAMAWCDYDLIVIDAEHTPLSAMGALQSLQAVAGTPCLPLLRLADDNQTMIKQFMDIGGNSLMVPMVDGADQARALVRSTRYAPEGNRGVAAMHRASRFGANSEYTANANNNVLLIAQVETPKAVEALDDILSVDGIDAAFVGPGDLSAAMGRMGQGASDDMLRIMEACAKRAHAAGKPIGALALNNDMAKRLVEMGFDMVPISNDIAMLTRAARATLEDIRGKQ comes from the coding sequence ATGACCAATCTGCTGAAACAAGCCCTTTTATTACGTGAACGCCCGCTTATTGGATGCTGGACGATGTTTGGAAGTCCGCTGGTCGCTGAAGCCATGGCGTGGTGCGACTATGATCTCATCGTCATTGATGCGGAGCACACACCGCTTTCAGCCATGGGTGCCCTGCAGTCTTTACAGGCTGTCGCGGGCACGCCGTGTCTTCCTTTGCTCCGCTTGGCTGATGATAACCAGACGATGATCAAGCAGTTCATGGATATTGGTGGAAATTCGCTGATGGTGCCTATGGTTGATGGCGCGGATCAGGCGCGCGCGCTCGTGCGATCAACCAGATATGCCCCCGAGGGAAACCGGGGGGTTGCAGCAATGCACCGTGCAAGCCGTTTCGGTGCAAATTCAGAATATACCGCAAATGCAAACAACAATGTTCTGCTGATAGCACAAGTAGAAACCCCCAAAGCAGTTGAAGCGCTGGACGACATACTCTCTGTCGATGGCATCGATGCGGCCTTTGTCGGCCCGGGTGATCTATCCGCAGCAATGGGGCGAATGGGTCAGGGTGCATCTGACGATATGCTGAGAATAATGGAAGCTTGCGCTAAGCGAGCGCATGCCGCCGGAAAACCGATTGGTGCCCTGGCCCTGAATAACGACATGGCAAAACGTCTCGTGGAGATGGGTTTTGACATGGTTCCAATCAGCAATGACATCGCGATGTTAACCCGCGCCGCGCGGGCAACGCTAGAAGATATTCGCGGCAAACAGTGA
- a CDS encoding tripartite tricarboxylate transporter TctB family protein, which translates to MKRSPRIIFALALLLLGGALFAHSFAERYAAMGIGSSVNPVFFPRILLFLWILLALVILFEAFRLPESTETETHRWRAPIGMIAVAGVSIWAMRWLGYIGVAGPLAFACGWLLGYRRLYILIAIAAFSAITTWWLFDQALGIPLPRWRLT; encoded by the coding sequence TTGAAAAGATCTCCACGTATAATATTTGCGCTCGCCCTGTTGTTACTGGGCGGCGCACTTTTTGCACACAGCTTTGCTGAACGATATGCGGCAATGGGAATTGGGTCGTCCGTCAATCCGGTTTTCTTTCCCCGCATATTGTTGTTTTTGTGGATTCTGCTGGCTTTGGTCATTCTTTTCGAAGCGTTCCGCTTACCCGAAAGTACCGAAACAGAAACACACCGATGGCGCGCGCCGATCGGCATGATAGCGGTTGCTGGTGTTTCAATCTGGGCGATGCGTTGGCTGGGATATATCGGGGTGGCCGGACCGCTCGCATTTGCTTGCGGATGGCTGCTTGGCTATCGCCGACTTTATATTCTGATCGCAATTGCTGCCTTTTCCGCAATCACGACGTGGTGGTTATTCGATCAAGCCCTCGGGATTCCATTGCCACGCTGGCGTCTGACATGA
- a CDS encoding tripartite tricarboxylate transporter substrate binding protein: protein MTNFKTYLSATAIVSAGAIAMIAASTSAVMAEYPERPVTLIVPFGAGGNTDAVARAFQADFATALGSEVVVKNTAGAAGTIGTAEVAASEADGYSLGVIPIGPLTTQPHLRDLPYGKDSWEYICNVTKNPMVFLVSKDSPFNSIADVKTELEANPGKYLYGSAGPGTLPHLAMAASMGAMGVEAKHLPDSGTADGMRSMASGTIQFFADPPLVLSRYDVKALGSFTDERIEGLPDVPTMKEQGYPLSFSIWVGIVAPKGTPDAVVQKLSAACGEATKGPNFTKVTSSTSTNVEYMDSAEFGSFVESEFVKNGQVLKDAGLSK from the coding sequence ATGACTAATTTTAAGACTTATCTGAGTGCAACTGCAATAGTTTCAGCCGGAGCTATTGCGATGATTGCAGCTAGCACATCTGCTGTAATGGCCGAATATCCAGAACGGCCGGTAACTTTGATTGTACCATTTGGTGCAGGCGGTAATACAGACGCAGTCGCCCGTGCATTTCAGGCTGATTTCGCCACAGCGCTTGGTTCTGAGGTGGTTGTCAAAAACACTGCCGGTGCTGCCGGTACAATTGGCACAGCTGAAGTCGCTGCATCCGAAGCAGATGGATATTCGCTTGGCGTTATTCCCATTGGTCCGCTGACAACGCAACCACATCTGCGTGATTTGCCATACGGCAAAGACAGCTGGGAATATATCTGCAACGTCACGAAGAACCCAATGGTTTTCCTCGTGTCAAAAGATTCGCCCTTCAACTCCATCGCCGACGTTAAAACAGAGCTGGAAGCAAACCCGGGTAAATACCTTTACGGTTCGGCCGGGCCCGGCACGCTACCACATTTGGCAATGGCCGCCAGCATGGGTGCCATGGGTGTAGAAGCCAAACATTTGCCTGATAGCGGGACTGCCGACGGAATGCGTTCAATGGCTTCTGGTACGATCCAGTTTTTTGCTGATCCACCACTCGTCCTGTCGCGTTATGACGTCAAAGCGCTGGGCAGTTTTACTGATGAGCGTATCGAAGGTTTGCCGGATGTGCCAACCATGAAGGAGCAGGGTTATCCACTAAGCTTCTCGATATGGGTAGGTATTGTGGCGCCCAAAGGAACGCCGGACGCAGTGGTTCAAAAACTCTCGGCGGCTTGCGGAGAAGCGACCAAGGGACCAAATTTTACAAAAGTAACCTCATCCACTTCCACAAATGTTGAGTATATGGACTCGGCGGAATTTGGAAGTTTTGTGGAGTCAGAGTTTGTAAAGAACGGTCAGGTTCTTAAAGATGCCGGCCTGTCGAAATAG